One stretch of Bradyrhizobium canariense DNA includes these proteins:
- a CDS encoding bifunctional riboflavin kinase/FAD synthetase translates to MTSGFTVIRDSTPSAAIPKGTVVAMGNFDGVHLGHRAVIAAALAMGRAHGKPALAVTFEPHPRSFFSPNSPQFRLSDETSKLRLLAGTGLAGAVVMTFDKNRAGTTAQDFIHHDLIDRLGISGIAVGYDFHFGKGRVGSPSLLVGEAPRLGIEVDVQPHVDIDERPVSSSAIRMALAEGQIDDATAMLGGPWFVSGEVIHGEKRGRDLGYPTANIRLDKNCGLKHGIYAVRVGRGDQRFDGVASFGRRPTFDNGAPLLEVFLFDFKGDLYGTALDVAFIGFIREELKFDSIEALVRQMDDDSARARAALAAAPAAFPKLGTIG, encoded by the coding sequence ATGACATCTGGCTTTACTGTTATCCGCGATTCCACGCCGTCAGCCGCGATCCCGAAGGGGACCGTGGTCGCCATGGGGAACTTCGATGGCGTCCACCTCGGCCACCGCGCCGTTATCGCGGCAGCCCTTGCCATGGGGCGCGCCCACGGCAAACCGGCGCTGGCGGTGACGTTCGAGCCCCATCCGCGCAGTTTTTTCAGCCCGAATTCACCCCAATTCCGCCTCTCCGACGAGACCAGCAAGCTTCGGCTATTGGCTGGAACCGGGCTGGCGGGCGCCGTGGTGATGACTTTCGACAAGAACCGGGCCGGGACCACGGCGCAAGACTTCATTCACCATGATCTGATCGACCGGCTCGGCATAAGCGGGATTGCCGTCGGCTATGACTTCCACTTCGGCAAGGGCCGGGTCGGATCGCCCAGCCTTTTGGTCGGCGAGGCGCCCCGGCTCGGCATCGAGGTCGATGTGCAGCCGCACGTCGATATCGACGAACGGCCGGTCTCCTCCAGCGCCATCCGCATGGCGCTGGCCGAAGGACAGATCGACGACGCCACCGCGATGCTCGGCGGCCCATGGTTCGTGTCCGGCGAGGTGATCCATGGCGAGAAACGCGGCCGCGATCTCGGCTATCCCACCGCCAATATCCGTCTCGACAAGAATTGCGGGCTCAAGCACGGCATCTACGCCGTGCGGGTCGGCCGCGGCGATCAACGCTTCGATGGCGTCGCGAGCTTTGGCCGCCGCCCGACCTTCGACAATGGCGCGCCGCTGCTCGAGGTTTTCCTGTTCGATTTCAAGGGCGATCTCTACGGAACGGCGCTGGACGTTGCCTTCATCGGCTTTATCCGCGAGGAGCTGAAGTTCGACAGCATCGAAGCGCTGGTGCGCCAGATGGATGACGACAGCGCGCGCGCCCGCGCCGCTCTGGCGGCGGCGCCGGCGGCTTTCCCGAAGCTTGGGACCATAGGTTAA
- a CDS encoding response regulator — translation MAVDLSMSVLVVDDYNTMIRIIRNLLKQLGFENIDDASDGSAALNKMRGKKYGLVISDWNMEPMTGYDLLREVRADPNLATTPFIMITAESKTENVIAAKKAGVNNYIVKPFNAATLKTKIEAVFPDMASA, via the coding sequence ATGGCGGTTGATCTATCGATGTCGGTTTTGGTGGTGGATGACTACAACACCATGATCCGCATCATCAGAAATCTCCTGAAACAGCTTGGCTTTGAGAATATCGACGATGCCAGCGACGGATCAGCGGCGCTGAACAAGATGCGCGGCAAGAAGTACGGACTCGTGATTTCCGACTGGAACATGGAACCGATGACCGGTTACGACCTGCTCCGGGAAGTGCGGGCCGACCCCAATCTGGCGACCACGCCGTTCATCATGATCACGGCGGAATCAAAGACCGAGAACGTGATCGCGGCCAAGAAGGCCGGTGTGAACAATTACATCGTTAAGCCGTTCAATGCGGCCACGCTGAAGACCAAGATCGAGGCGGTGTTCCCGGATATGGCGAGCGCGTAA
- a CDS encoding TIGR01459 family HAD-type hydrolase: protein MTLRFAEKLRDLVGGVDVVLSDIWGVVHNGLEAFPEACEALHTFRKQGGTVILITNAPRPADSVQRQLRKLHVADDIYDAIVSSGDLTRHFVADHPGRKVFWLGPERDNSIYRGLDPVLAPLPEADYIVCTGLMDDETESAEDYRGMMMQARERELTLICANPDIVVERGDRLIYCAGAIAELYRELGGEVIFYGKPHRPIYERAMELAAERRGQPPQLSRVLAIGDSVRTDLAGAHNFGIDCLFVTRGIHAEDFEGIDQLDPASVKELFGHPPRALTRELRW, encoded by the coding sequence ATGACCCTTCGCTTTGCCGAGAAGCTGCGCGACCTCGTAGGCGGCGTCGACGTCGTGCTCAGCGATATCTGGGGCGTGGTCCATAACGGACTTGAAGCGTTCCCCGAAGCCTGCGAGGCGCTTCATACCTTTCGCAAGCAGGGCGGCACCGTCATTCTCATTACCAATGCACCGCGCCCTGCGGATTCAGTGCAGCGGCAATTGCGCAAGCTTCATGTCGCCGACGACATTTATGATGCCATCGTCAGTTCAGGCGATCTCACCCGGCATTTCGTCGCCGATCATCCCGGCCGGAAAGTATTCTGGCTCGGCCCGGAACGCGACAATTCGATCTACCGCGGCCTTGATCCGGTGCTCGCGCCGCTGCCGGAGGCCGATTACATCGTCTGCACCGGCCTGATGGACGACGAGACCGAGTCCGCCGAAGATTATCGCGGCATGATGATGCAGGCGCGCGAGCGCGAGCTGACGCTGATCTGCGCCAATCCCGACATCGTTGTCGAACGCGGCGACCGCCTGATCTACTGCGCGGGCGCCATCGCCGAACTCTATCGCGAACTCGGCGGCGAGGTGATCTTCTACGGCAAGCCGCATCGGCCGATCTATGAACGCGCCATGGAGCTTGCCGCCGAACGCCGTGGCCAGCCGCCTCAGCTCAGCCGCGTTTTGGCGATTGGCGATTCCGTACGGACGGATCTGGCGGGCGCCCATAATTTTGGGATCGATTGCTTGTTCGTCACGCGCGGCATCCACGCCGAGGATTTCGAAGGCATCGACCAGCTGGACCCCGCCTCGGTGAAAGAGCTGTTCGGCCATCCGCCGCGGGCGCTGACGCGCGAGTTGCGCTGGTAA
- a CDS encoding EAL domain-containing protein → MIRISTIFIAICMVLVAASLGLVLYSVAGISGTESAIVALTALTFLILYNAVSMRLRDRTDVGGQITDLSRGTADLARQVAEFGRRLAVVEGRVTSANSTGADRIQAVVGEINELGVLVKQLAASVATHDDLLASGVPAAAPVPANQPEHDRQKQLPLSGEGTSVAAPAAAPPVTVAAEPVSSHNQAQVLTAVKNAIEENRLDLYLQPMVTLPQRKVRFYEAVTRLRDDKDQIITADDFVGIAEAAGLIGRIDHMVMLRCVQVLRRLMVRNKEVGIFCNVAAATLGNPATFAQCLDFLEANRALAPAFVLEFKQATFRNLGSTETEHLAALVQRGFRFSIDHVTDLRIEPRELADRGVRFIKVPAVLLLDQRQTSTSDIHPSDLSDLLGRFGIDLIAERIEGERSVVDLLDYDVRFGQGFLFAPPRPLRPEGASATGGAAPNKVQDTNGPGKTTPIDAPAIDPPRSSGNAALARRAAGPG, encoded by the coding sequence ATGATCCGTATTTCCACGATTTTTATCGCCATCTGCATGGTGCTGGTCGCAGCCTCGCTCGGCCTCGTTCTGTATTCCGTGGCGGGCATCAGCGGAACGGAATCCGCGATCGTGGCGCTCACCGCACTGACGTTTCTGATCCTCTACAACGCGGTGTCGATGCGGCTGCGCGATCGCACCGACGTCGGCGGACAAATCACGGACCTGTCGCGCGGCACCGCCGACCTCGCCCGCCAGGTTGCCGAATTCGGACGCCGCCTTGCCGTCGTCGAGGGCCGTGTCACGTCGGCCAACTCAACCGGCGCGGACCGCATCCAGGCTGTCGTCGGCGAGATCAATGAACTCGGCGTGCTGGTCAAACAACTCGCCGCCTCCGTCGCGACCCATGACGATCTGCTGGCGTCGGGCGTGCCGGCCGCAGCGCCTGTGCCGGCGAACCAGCCGGAACATGACCGGCAAAAGCAGCTGCCTTTGTCCGGCGAAGGCACCAGCGTTGCGGCACCTGCCGCCGCGCCGCCGGTCACCGTCGCGGCCGAGCCCGTGTCTTCCCACAACCAGGCGCAAGTCCTTACCGCCGTCAAAAATGCCATCGAGGAAAACCGGCTCGATCTCTATCTGCAGCCGATGGTGACCTTGCCGCAGCGCAAGGTGCGCTTCTATGAGGCGGTGACGCGGCTGCGCGACGACAAGGACCAGATCATCACCGCGGACGATTTCGTCGGGATCGCCGAAGCCGCCGGACTGATCGGACGGATCGATCATATGGTGATGCTGCGCTGCGTGCAGGTGCTGCGCCGGCTGATGGTGCGCAACAAGGAGGTCGGGATATTCTGCAACGTCGCCGCCGCGACGCTTGGCAATCCAGCCACCTTTGCGCAATGCCTCGATTTCCTTGAAGCCAATCGCGCGCTGGCTCCCGCATTCGTGCTCGAATTCAAGCAGGCAACATTCCGCAATCTGGGCTCGACCGAGACCGAACATCTGGCGGCTTTGGTGCAGCGCGGATTCCGTTTCTCCATCGACCACGTCACGGACCTGCGGATCGAGCCGCGCGAGCTGGCCGATCGCGGGGTCCGCTTCATCAAGGTGCCCGCCGTGCTGCTGCTCGATCAAAGGCAGACCTCGACCTCCGACATCCACCCTTCCGATCTTTCCGATCTGCTCGGCCGGTTCGGAATCGACCTGATCGCCGAACGGATCGAAGGGGAACGTTCAGTGGTCGATCTGCTCGATTACGATGTGCGGTTCGGGCAGGGCTTCCTGTTTGCACCTCCCCGGCCGTTGCGGCCGGAGGGAGCATCTGCTACCGGCGGGGCCGCTCCCAACAAGGTGCAGGACACCAATGGCCCCGGCAAAACCACTCCCATCGACGCTCCGGCGATCGATCCTCCCAGGTCTAGCGGCAATGCCGCGCTGGCGCGGCGCGCCGCCGGACCGGGCTGA
- a CDS encoding YihY/virulence factor BrkB family protein, translating to MSDQRAAPNNNLLLIAATTILVLSLEHYLSSRVPQPSSEELPPPDTDASPHDVSQRAHGREFTNPFRIPWTGWKQILWRTYERTSEDRLLATAAGVVFYGLLAVFPTITALVSCYGLFANPVTIGANLQTLALMLPEGSFQIAQDQIARVLMKGNTALGAAFLFSLAFALWSANAGVKAVIDALNVVYEEREKRSFIRLNLLSLAFTTGGIAALLLMVGAVVAVPLALDHVGLAPESQSIVRLTRWPLLLVILLFALGLLYRFGPSRRPARWEWLSVGALAAALLWIAGSGLLSWYLSNFGNYGATYGSLGAAIGLMMWMWMSAIIVLCGAELNSEIEHQTALDTAIGRPKPRGVRRAVMADTLGAAVPAVPKEH from the coding sequence ATGTCCGACCAGCGAGCGGCTCCCAACAACAATTTGCTGCTGATCGCGGCCACCACCATCCTGGTGCTCTCGCTCGAGCACTATCTTTCAAGCCGGGTGCCCCAACCATCCTCGGAGGAGCTGCCGCCTCCTGATACGGATGCTTCCCCACATGACGTCTCGCAACGGGCCCACGGCCGGGAATTCACCAACCCGTTTCGGATCCCGTGGACCGGCTGGAAGCAGATTCTGTGGCGCACCTATGAGCGGACGAGCGAAGACCGCCTGCTTGCGACCGCCGCGGGGGTGGTGTTCTACGGCCTGCTCGCAGTATTTCCGACAATCACCGCACTGGTGTCTTGCTACGGCCTGTTCGCCAATCCCGTGACCATCGGCGCCAATCTGCAAACGCTGGCGCTGATGCTGCCGGAAGGCTCGTTCCAGATCGCGCAGGATCAGATCGCGCGCGTGCTGATGAAAGGCAATACCGCGCTGGGCGCGGCGTTCCTGTTCAGCCTCGCCTTCGCCCTCTGGAGCGCCAATGCCGGCGTCAAGGCGGTGATCGATGCGTTGAACGTCGTCTATGAGGAACGGGAAAAGCGCAGCTTCATCCGGCTGAACTTGCTCTCGCTGGCGTTCACCACCGGCGGCATCGCAGCGCTGCTGCTGATGGTCGGCGCGGTGGTGGCGGTACCGCTGGCGCTCGACCATGTCGGCCTGGCGCCGGAGAGCCAGTCTATCGTGCGCCTGACGCGGTGGCCGCTGCTGCTGGTGATCCTGTTGTTCGCGCTTGGGTTGCTCTACCGGTTCGGACCGAGCCGGCGGCCCGCCCGGTGGGAATGGCTGAGCGTGGGAGCACTGGCCGCGGCCTTGCTGTGGATCGCAGGCTCCGGCTTGCTGTCATGGTATCTGTCGAATTTCGGAAACTACGGCGCGACCTATGGCTCGCTGGGAGCCGCCATCGGCCTAATGATGTGGATGTGGATGTCGGCCATCATCGTGCTGTGCGGCGCCGAGCTGAATTCTGAAATCGAGCACCAGACCGCGCTGGACACCGCGATCGGTCGCCCAAAACCGCGTGGCGTCCGCCGCGCCGTCATGGCCGACACGCTGGGAGCAGCGGTTCCGGCCGTGCCCAAAGAACACTAG
- a CDS encoding phage holin family protein has translation MLAPSSDLLRAGVGLKLNQIKLAIRSYLRDRTNQATGTVTSYAVATGLFAVAGIFLIAACFVGITALFRWVEINYGLFDAFGVVGALLLLIAAICAALAAVKLKRPSPHFPSLTSRLRVAVSGTVADPDKIEALLPSSAPQPRLNRHQRKTQAAAAWNNRDVRTGLILMATLLGWAAARRRRARRM, from the coding sequence ATGCTCGCGCCTTCGAGCGATCTGCTGCGCGCCGGGGTGGGGCTCAAGCTCAACCAGATCAAGCTGGCGATACGGTCATATCTTCGCGACCGGACCAATCAGGCGACCGGCACGGTTACATCCTATGCCGTCGCGACCGGATTATTCGCTGTGGCGGGTATTTTCCTGATCGCCGCCTGCTTCGTCGGCATCACCGCGCTGTTTCGCTGGGTTGAAATCAACTACGGGCTGTTTGACGCGTTCGGCGTTGTCGGCGCGTTGCTGCTCTTGATCGCCGCCATCTGCGCGGCTCTCGCCGCCGTGAAACTCAAGCGTCCCTCGCCGCACTTCCCCTCCCTCACCAGCCGTCTGCGCGTCGCGGTATCCGGGACTGTGGCCGATCCGGACAAGATCGAGGCCTTGCTGCCTTCGAGCGCACCGCAGCCACGCCTCAACCGACACCAACGGAAGACGCAGGCCGCTGCGGCGTGGAATAACCGTGACGTCCGCACCGGGCTGATCCTGATGGCGACCTTACTCGGCTGGGCCGCCGCGCGGCGGCGCCGGGCGCGACGAATGTAA
- a CDS encoding aspartate aminotransferase family protein: MLDKSPRPAAVNVPNDLAAHWMPFTANRAFKKAPRLLAGAKDMHYITVDGRKIIDAASGMWCTNAGHGRTQISSAIAKQAEALDYAPPFQFGIPQAFELASRIADLAPAGLDHVFFCNSGSEAADTALKIALAYHQINGQGSRTRLIGRERGYHGVGFGGTSVGGIVNNRKMFGTLLAGVDHLPATYDREKQAFTKGEPDYGVHFADELERLVNLHGATTIAAVIVEPMAGSTGVLPAPKGYLKRLREITQKHGILLIFDEVITGYGRLGYAFAAERYGVLPDMITFAKGITNGAAPMGGVIVRDTIHDAFMSGPEHVVELTHGYTYSAHPLACAAGLATLDIYRDEKLFERALKLEPKFADAVMTLKGQPNVVDIRTIGLTAGIDLASRPDLVGKRGFDALNSAFHDNDLMLRIAGDTLALTPPLIVSEEQIGEIVEKVAKVIRAVA; encoded by the coding sequence ATGCTCGACAAGAGCCCACGCCCTGCCGCCGTCAACGTACCGAACGACCTCGCCGCGCACTGGATGCCGTTTACCGCCAACCGCGCCTTCAAGAAGGCGCCGCGGCTGCTCGCCGGCGCCAAGGACATGCATTACATCACCGTCGATGGCCGCAAGATCATCGATGCCGCCTCCGGCATGTGGTGCACCAATGCCGGTCACGGCCGCACCCAGATTTCGTCGGCGATCGCCAAGCAGGCTGAAGCGTTGGATTATGCGCCGCCGTTCCAGTTCGGCATCCCGCAGGCCTTCGAACTCGCCAGCCGCATTGCCGATCTCGCGCCGGCCGGCCTCGATCACGTGTTCTTTTGCAATTCCGGATCGGAGGCCGCCGATACCGCGCTGAAGATCGCGCTGGCCTATCACCAGATCAACGGCCAGGGCAGCCGCACCCGCCTGATCGGCCGCGAGCGCGGCTATCACGGCGTTGGCTTCGGCGGCACGTCGGTGGGCGGCATCGTCAACAACCGCAAGATGTTCGGAACGCTGCTGGCCGGCGTCGACCATCTTCCAGCGACCTATGACCGCGAGAAGCAGGCCTTCACCAAAGGCGAGCCGGACTACGGCGTCCATTTCGCCGACGAGCTGGAGCGCCTGGTCAACCTGCATGGGGCCACAACCATTGCCGCCGTGATCGTCGAGCCGATGGCGGGATCGACCGGCGTGCTGCCGGCGCCCAAGGGCTATCTCAAGCGGTTGCGCGAGATCACCCAGAAGCACGGCATTCTGCTGATTTTCGACGAGGTCATCACCGGCTATGGCCGGCTCGGCTACGCCTTCGCCGCAGAGCGCTACGGCGTGCTGCCGGACATGATCACCTTTGCCAAGGGCATCACCAATGGCGCGGCTCCGATGGGCGGCGTGATCGTGCGTGACACCATTCACGACGCCTTCATGAGCGGTCCGGAGCATGTGGTGGAGTTGACCCACGGCTACACCTATTCGGCGCATCCGCTGGCTTGCGCCGCGGGCCTTGCGACGCTCGACATCTACCGCGACGAGAAACTGTTCGAGCGCGCCCTCAAGCTCGAGCCGAAATTCGCCGACGCCGTGATGACGCTGAAGGGCCAGCCGAACGTGGTCGACATCCGCACCATCGGCCTGACGGCCGGCATCGACCTCGCGTCGCGCCCAGACTTGGTCGGCAAGCGCGGCTTCGATGCGCTGAACAGCGCCTTCCACGACAACGATCTGATGCTGCGCATCGCCGGCGACACGCTGGCCCTGACGCCGCCGCTGATCGTCAGCGAAGAGCAGATCGGCGAGATCGTCGAGAAGGTCGCCAAGGTGATCCGCGCGGTCGCGTAA
- the prmB gene encoding 50S ribosomal protein L3 N(5)-glutamine methyltransferase yields MAKRPASRRAKPAAGRGRSVSKLPKVATGELLTLLDFVRYAASRFVEAKLVFAHGTTDPVAEAAFLVGEILHLHPDQFETFMTARVTAAEARQILDVIGRRITTRKPAAYLVNRIYMRGLPFYVDERTIVPRSFIGELLDSHFGGQGDQEGGALIDDPESVETVLDLCTGSGCLAVLAARAFPNAQIDAVDISKGALEVAGRNIADYGLQDRVALHRGDLFGPLGGKRYDLIISNPPYVDADGMAALPRECRAEPRLAFDGGADGIDIVVRILQEAGRHLTPQGGLLCEVGRCRPAIEAAYPRLPLLWLDTEESDGEVFWIGAADLQGSQFVGQPEARSAPKTV; encoded by the coding sequence ATGGCCAAGCGGCCGGCTTCCAGACGCGCGAAACCGGCCGCCGGGCGCGGCCGTAGCGTCTCCAAACTTCCGAAGGTCGCGACCGGCGAATTGCTGACGCTGCTCGATTTCGTCCGTTATGCGGCAAGCCGCTTCGTCGAGGCCAAACTGGTGTTCGCGCACGGCACCACCGATCCCGTGGCCGAGGCCGCGTTTCTGGTCGGCGAGATCCTGCATCTTCATCCCGATCAGTTCGAGACCTTCATGACCGCGCGGGTCACCGCGGCAGAGGCCAGGCAGATTCTCGATGTGATTGGCCGCCGCATCACGACGCGGAAACCGGCGGCCTATCTCGTCAACAGGATCTACATGCGCGGCCTGCCCTTCTATGTCGACGAACGCACGATCGTACCGCGCTCCTTCATCGGCGAATTGCTGGACTCGCATTTCGGCGGCCAGGGTGACCAGGAAGGCGGCGCGCTGATCGACGATCCCGAATCCGTCGAGACGGTGCTCGATCTCTGTACCGGTTCGGGATGCCTTGCGGTGCTCGCGGCCCGGGCTTTTCCCAATGCGCAAATCGACGCGGTGGACATTTCAAAGGGTGCCCTCGAGGTCGCCGGGCGCAATATCGCCGACTACGGCCTGCAAGACCGGGTGGCGTTGCACCGTGGCGACCTGTTCGGACCGCTCGGCGGCAAGCGTTACGACCTGATCATTTCCAATCCGCCTTACGTCGATGCCGACGGCATGGCGGCGCTGCCGCGCGAGTGCCGTGCCGAACCCCGGCTCGCCTTCGATGGCGGCGCCGACGGGATCGATATCGTCGTCCGCATTTTGCAGGAGGCTGGCCGGCATTTGACGCCGCAGGGCGGGTTGTTGTGCGAGGTCGGCCGTTGCCGTCCCGCGATTGAAGCGGCCTATCCACGATTGCCGCTGCTGTGGCTGGACACCGAGGAGTCCGATGGCGAGGTGTTCTGGATCGGCGCCGCCGATTTGCAGGGCAGCCAGTTTGTAGGGCAGCCAGAGGCTCGTTCTGCCCCTAAAACCGTCTGA
- a CDS encoding molybdenum cofactor biosynthesis protein MoaE, with translation MTALVTIRIQEADFDIAQEIAALTRDRKDIGAVVSFSGICRDSEGSEPIAALTLEHYPDMAEAEIARHADTAMSRWPLTGLTVIHRVGRITPGENIVLVLTASRHRQAAFQAAEFLMDYLKANAPFWKREERADGTKWVEAHDHDDAAAARWTKS, from the coding sequence ATGACCGCTCTCGTGACCATCCGCATTCAGGAAGCCGATTTCGACATCGCGCAGGAGATTGCCGCGCTGACGCGAGATCGCAAGGATATCGGCGCCGTCGTGAGCTTTTCCGGCATTTGCCGGGACAGCGAGGGCAGCGAGCCCATCGCCGCGCTCACGCTTGAGCATTACCCTGATATGGCCGAGGCTGAAATTGCCCGGCATGCCGACACCGCGATGTCGCGGTGGCCGTTGACGGGCCTCACCGTCATTCATCGCGTCGGCCGCATTACGCCGGGCGAGAATATCGTGCTGGTGCTGACGGCCTCACGGCACCGGCAGGCAGCGTTCCAGGCGGCCGAATTCCTGATGGACTATCTGAAAGCCAATGCGCCGTTCTGGAAGCGCGAGGAACGCGCGGATGGAACGAAATGGGTCGAGGCCCACGATCACGACGATGCGGCCGCCGCGCGCTGGACCAAATCCTGA
- the moaD gene encoding molybdopterin converting factor subunit 1 has translation MKVKYFAWVRERVGKAEETIEPPADVRTIDDLIGWLARRGESYAYAFETPRVIRAAIDHAHVKPDSMIAGAREIAFFPPMTGG, from the coding sequence ATGAAGGTGAAGTATTTTGCCTGGGTGCGCGAGCGGGTCGGAAAGGCCGAGGAAACCATCGAGCCGCCGGCAGACGTCCGCACCATTGACGATCTGATCGGCTGGCTGGCACGGCGCGGCGAAAGCTACGCTTATGCCTTCGAAACGCCGCGGGTGATCCGCGCTGCGATCGACCACGCCCACGTCAAGCCGGACAGCATGATTGCCGGTGCGCGCGAGATCGCTTTTTTCCCGCCGATGACCGGCGGTTAG
- the pgsA gene encoding CDP-diacylglycerol--glycerol-3-phosphate 3-phosphatidyltransferase gives MNIATTRGTAKSSLSLPNILTCARILAIPVVVGCIYAQAIMDGPLWLRWVALAVFIAAGITDYLDGYYARIWNQHSAFGRMLDPIADKLLVASCLLMLAADGIIHGWTLWAAIVILCREILVSGLREYLAGLRVSVPVTKLAKWKTTVQLIAIGFLLAGEAGDAVIPITTQLGLLLLWISAIFTIYTGWDYFRAGIRHLIEEDEG, from the coding sequence ATGAACATCGCGACAACCAGGGGGACGGCCAAGAGCTCGCTGTCCCTGCCGAATATCCTGACCTGCGCCCGCATCCTCGCGATCCCGGTGGTGGTGGGCTGCATTTATGCGCAAGCCATCATGGATGGACCGCTATGGCTGCGCTGGGTGGCACTGGCCGTGTTCATCGCGGCCGGCATTACCGATTATCTTGATGGCTATTATGCGAGAATCTGGAACCAGCATTCAGCCTTTGGCCGGATGCTGGATCCGATCGCCGACAAGCTGCTGGTGGCGTCCTGTCTGCTGATGCTGGCAGCCGACGGGATCATCCACGGCTGGACGCTATGGGCTGCGATCGTGATTCTGTGCCGCGAAATTCTCGTGTCAGGCCTGCGGGAATATCTCGCGGGATTACGGGTCAGCGTGCCCGTAACCAAGCTCGCCAAATGGAAAACCACGGTTCAGTTGATCGCAATCGGCTTCCTGCTCGCTGGCGAGGCCGGTGACGCGGTGATTCCGATCACGACCCAACTCGGCCTGCTGCTATTGTGGATATCCGCGATTTTCACCATCTATACCGGCTGGGACTATTTCCGCGCCGGCATCCGTCACCTCATCGAGGAGGACGAGGGATGA